A region of Centropristis striata isolate RG_2023a ecotype Rhode Island chromosome 17, C.striata_1.0, whole genome shotgun sequence DNA encodes the following proteins:
- the mogat3a gene encoding 2-acylglycerol O-acyltransferase 2-A, which produces MKVEFAPLNIPLRRRLQTAAALQWVFSFLGLAQCCLAAFVLLALSDWWIVALLYGGWLWLDWDTPSSGGRRSPWIRSWRVWEYFRDYFPLTLVKTVDLDPKKNYIFGFHPHGVLVAGAFGNFCTEATGFSRLFPGLKPHLLMLPFWFRVPFFRDYIMCGGLVSCNKSSLSHLVSRPAGGNVAVVAVGGATEALDARPGALTLQVLNRKGFIKLALKHGAQLVPVFSFGENELFDQMENPSGSPLRRLQNRLQSIMGVAMPLFHARGVFQYSFGLMPYRKPIHTVVGKPISVVQTPSPSTEDIQSLHNTYMQSLTELFEQHKHNYGLEEQQHLTFI; this is translated from the exons ACATCCCCCTTAGGAGAAGACTACAGACCGCCGCCGCGCTGCAGTGGGTCTTCTCCTTCCTGGGACtag ctcAGTGCTGTCTTGCAGCCTTCGTGCTCCTGGCTCTCTCTGATTGGTGGATTGTGGCGTTGCTGTATGGTGGTTGGCTGTGGCTGGATTGGGACACGCCCTCCTCTGGGGGTCGGAGGTCACCATGGATCAGGAGCTGGAGGGTCTGGGAGTACTTTAGGGACTACTTCCCACTGACG TTGGTCAAAACTGTCGATCTGGATCCAAAGAAAAACTACATCTTCGGATTTCATCCCCACG gcgTGCTGGTGGCGGGGGCGTTTGGGAACTTCTGCACAGAGGCGACGGGGTTCTCTCGTCTGTTTCCTGGACTGAAGCCTCACCTACTGATGCTGCCGTTCTGGTTCAGAGTCCCCTTCTTCAGAGACTACATCATGTGTGgag gtctGGTGTCCTGCAATAAGTCCAGCCTGTCTCACCTGGTCAGTCGTCCTGCCGGGGGGAACGTGGCGGTGGTGGCGGTGGGCGGAGCTACGGAGGCTCTGGACGCTCGACCCGGAGCTTTGACTCTACAG gTCCTGAACAGAAAGGGCTTCATCAAACTGGCTCTGAAACACGG agCTCAGCTGGTTCCCGTCTTCTCCTTTGGAGAGAACGAGCTCTTCGATCAGATGGAGAATCCGTCGGGCTCTCCTCTGAGGAGGCTGCAG AACCGGCTGCAGAGCATAATGGGTGTAGCGATGCCGCTGTTTCACGCCAGAGGAGTTTTCCAGTACAGCTTCGGACTGATGCCCTACAGGAAGCCTATCCACACCGTTG tGGGGAAGCCGATCTCGGTGGTGCAGACTCCCAGTCCCAGCACTGAGGACATCCAGAGTCTTCATAATACTTACATGCAGAGTCTGACTGAACTGTTTGAACAGCACAAACACAACTACGGCC